The Halogranum gelatinilyticum genome contains a region encoding:
- a CDS encoding DUF1028 domain-containing protein, with amino-acid sequence MTFSICVREEYTVSGDGEDGVEGVEGVDSDDDSENEHVRFGVAVTTRLPGVGAICPYASEHGAIATQSFTNPELGRKGLEYLADGLAVDDALRGLLNADDEREKRQVHGVSRDAIFAFSGDECHDWYGHHEGDAVTVAGNLLAGEAVVDATVRSYEKSDRDEPLAKRLIDALAAGDAEGGDAREDLPVQSAALVVASTEEQEFEPYYNDLRVDATETPMRDLRETFHEAERGYELALEKYGVADDMDEE; translated from the coding sequence ATGACCTTCAGCATCTGCGTTCGCGAGGAGTACACCGTCAGCGGCGACGGTGAGGACGGCGTCGAGGGCGTCGAGGGCGTCGACAGCGACGACGACAGCGAGAACGAACACGTCCGCTTCGGCGTCGCCGTCACCACCCGTCTGCCCGGTGTGGGAGCGATCTGTCCCTACGCCAGCGAACACGGAGCCATCGCCACCCAGAGCTTCACCAACCCTGAGTTGGGCCGGAAGGGGCTGGAGTATCTCGCTGACGGACTCGCCGTCGACGACGCGCTGCGGGGGCTCCTGAACGCCGACGACGAGCGCGAGAAACGGCAGGTCCACGGCGTCTCTCGGGACGCGATTTTCGCCTTCTCCGGCGACGAATGTCACGACTGGTACGGCCACCACGAGGGCGACGCTGTCACTGTCGCGGGCAACCTCCTCGCGGGTGAGGCCGTCGTCGACGCGACCGTCCGATCCTACGAGAAGAGCGACCGCGACGAACCGCTGGCGAAGCGGCTCATCGACGCGCTGGCGGCGGGCGACGCAGAGGGTGGCGACGCCCGCGAGGACCTCCCGGTCCAGAGTGCCGCGCTCGTCGTCGCCTCGACCGAAGAGCAGGAGTTCGAGCCGTACTACAACGACCTGCGGGTCGACGCGACGGAGACACCGATGCGGGACCTGCGGGAGACGTTCCACGAGGCCGAGCGCGGCTACGAGTTGGCACTGGAGAAGTACGGCGTGGCGGACGATATGGACGAAGAATAG